A section of the Acanthochromis polyacanthus isolate Apoly-LR-REF ecotype Palm Island chromosome 1, KAUST_Apoly_ChrSc, whole genome shotgun sequence genome encodes:
- the LOC110956765 gene encoding angiopoietin-related protein 5-like, whose protein sequence is MQVKMKSLVGCCAFVLILLFSCTEQAAGKGVVPQGTDCTQIKSLQPQARSGVYIIQPAGIKSKFKVYCEMLPDGGWTVFQRRSGPTVSFVRKWTDYRNGFGALKQDHWLGLKKVFFLTKNKSKMWTMRVDLWDHEGGTAFAEYKNFRLGNEKAAFKLQVGTYSGNAGDAIRGAYKGIDQNGYGFSTTDRDNDGCSPCIFGDIAESDCSFSEGGGGWWYSKCGSANLNGDYHPTGQHIGWASGLHWLTWRPPAPYSAKATRMMIKSA, encoded by the exons ATGCAG GTCAAAATGAAGAGTCTGGTTGGCTGTTGTGCGTTTGTTTTGATTCTTCTCTTCAGCTGCACCGAACAGGCAGCG GGGAAAGGAGTTGTTCCTCAAG GAACAGACTGCACACAGATTAAGTCTCTCCAACCACAAGCGCGCAGTGGGGTTTACATCATTCAGCCTGCTGGAATCAAGTCCAAATTCAAG GTGTACTGTGAGATGCTTCCTGATGGAGGCTGGACAGTGTTTCAGAGGCGCAGTGGACCGACAGTTtcttttgtcagaaaatggacagaCTATAGAAATGGTTTTGGAGCCCTGAAAC AGGACCACTGGCTCGGTCTGAAGAAGGTTTTCTTTCTGACCAAGAAcaaatccaaaatgtggacaatgAGGGTGGATCTGTGGGACCATGAAGGTGGGACTGCTTTCGCAGAGTACAAGAACTTCCGACTGGGAAATGAGAAAGCAGCTTTTAAACTGCAAGTTGGGACATACAGCGGAAATGCAG GTGACGCCATCCGTGGAGCCTATAAAGGTATTGACCAGAATGGCTACGGCTTCAGCACCACTGACCGTGACAATGATGGCTGCTCCCCATGCATCTTTGGTGACATTGCAGAAAGTGACTGTTCCTTTTCAGaaggtggtggtggttggtggtACAGCAAGTGTGGCTCTGCCAACCTAAATGGCGACTACCACCCCACTGGTCAACACATCGGCTGGGCTTCAGGCCTCCACTGGCTCACTTGGAGACCTCCTGCACCTTACTCTGCCAAGGCCACCAGAATGATGATCAAGTCTGCATAA
- the selenoo2 gene encoding selenoprotein O2, with protein sequence MESSQSSALESLRFNNAALRRLPVDESEETGSRTVPAACFSRIGSLQPLLRPSLVVLSGSALSLLGLGEQDVLTDPLAPEYLSGSRLLPGSQPAAHCYCGHQFGLFAGQLGDGAVMYLGEVEAGTQGRWEIQVKGAGVTPYSRDGDGRKVLRSSIREFLCSEAMAALGIPSTRAASLVTSDLYVSRDPLNSGRRVQERSSVVLRLAPTFIRFGSFEIFLGRDEFSGLQGPSAGRHDIRAQLLDYVVETFYPHIQQAHSNRKDRNMAFFREVMMRTAKLVAQWQCVGFCHGVLNTDNMSILGLTLDYGPFGFMDRFDPDFVSNASDKRRRYSYQAQPSVCRWNLARLAEALGSELDAAEAGAILDEFMPTYKASYLHIMRKKLGLVRKEEADDSELISDLLRVMYNTGADFTNTFCLLSRVPWPEEGDSERDVVGPVVELILEQCASIEELKVANKPTMENRELAMILSMAQTNPTMFGMVADRPDVAQQLELMGRLKELIETDQDELKKKQHDDWTRWISQYRRRLVRECDGMSDLSLVEKERLRVMNSSNPRVVLRNYIAQNAINAAEKGDFSEVNRVLKVLEKPYSDPEPLYEPASCGDKKHEGRELTVTYDGKPPAWAQTICIT encoded by the exons ATGGAGTCCTCTCAGTCCTCTGCTCTGGAGTCTCTACGGTTTAACAACGCCGCGCTGAGGAGGCTGCCGGTGGATGAGTCTGAGGAGACCGGCTCCAGGACCGTCCCCGCGGCCTGCTTCTCTCGGATCGGGTCTCTCCAGCCTCTCCTCCGGCCCTCCCTGGTGGTGCTGTCCGGGTCCGCTCTGTCCCTGCTGGGCCTTGGGGAGCAGGACGTCCTGACCGACCCTCTGGCTCCGGAGTATCTGAGCGGCTCCAGGCTGCTGCCGGGCTCCCAGCCGGCCGCTCACTGCTACTGCGGCCACCAGTTCGGGCTGTTCGCCGGGCAGCTGGGGGACGGAGCGGTGATGTACCTGGGGGAGGTGGAGGCGGGCACCCAGGGGAGATGGGAGATCCAGGTGAAAGGCGCAGGAGTCACTCCGTACTCCAG AGATGGTGATGGCAGGAAGGTGCTTCGCTCCAGCATCAGAGAGTTCCTCTGCAGTGAGGCCATGGCAGCTCTGGGGATACCCAGCACCCGAGCAGCCTCCCTGGTCACCTCTGACCTCTACGTCAGCAGGGATCCTCTCAACAGTGGTCGGCGTGTTCAGGAGCGCTCCTCAGTCGTCCTGCGTCTTGCCCCAACTTTCATCAG GTTTGGCTCTTTTGAGATCTTTCTGGGCAGAGATGAATTCTCAGGCCTGCAGGGTCCCAGTGCAGGGCGCCATGATATTCGTGCTCAGCTGCTGGATTATGTTGTTGAGACTTTCTATCCTCACATTCAGCAGGCTCACAGCAACCGGAAAGACAGGAATATGGCTTTCTTCAGAGAG GTGATGATGCGAACGGCTAAGCTAGTGGCCCAGTGGCAGTGTGTAGGTTTTTGCCATGGTGTACTTAACACTGACAACATGAGCATCCTGGGTCTCACTCTGGATTATGGGCCATTTGGTTTCATGGACAG GTTTGATCCAGATTTCGTCTCCAACGCCTCAGACAAAAGAAGGCGCTACTCGTACCAAGCCCAGCCCTCTGTGTGCCGCTGGAACCTGGCTCGCCTGGCTGAAGCGCTGGGCTCTGAGCTGGACGCCGCAGAGGCAGGAGCTATCCTGGATGAATTTATGCCTACATATAAGGCCTCCTACTTGCATATCATGAGGAAAAAGCTGGGTCTTGTGAGAAAAGAAGAGGCAGATGACAGCGAGCTCATATCAGATCTGCTGCGTGTAATGTACAACACTG GTGCAGATTTCACAAACACCTTCTGCTTGCTGAGTCGTGTCCCCTGGCCTGAGGAGGGCGACAGTGAGAGGGATGTTGTGGGACCAGTGGTGGAGCTCATCCTAGAGCAGTGCGCCTCGATTGAGGAGCTAAAGGTGGCTAATAAGCCAACAATGGAGAACCG TGAATTGGCGATGATTCTCTCCATGGCACAAACCAACCCGACCATGTTTGGGATggtggcagacaggccagatgTGGCTCAGCAGCTGGAATTAATGGGCCGTTTAAAGGAGCTAATTGAGACGGATCAAGACGAGCTCAAGAAAAAGCAACATGATGACTGGACTCGCTGGATTAGCCAATACAg GAGGCGTTTAGTCCGGGAGTGTGATGGCATGAGTGACTTGTCCCTTGTCGAAAAGGAGAGACTCAGAGTGATGAACAGCAGCAACCCCCGGGTGGTTCTACGTAACTACATTGCCCAGAATgcaataaatgcagcagaaaaaggAGACTTCTCTGAG GTCAACAGAGTTCTTAAAGTTCTGGAGAAACCATATTCAGATCCTGAGCCTTTGTATGAACCTGCCTCATGTGGTGATAAGAAACATGAAGGAAGGGAGCTCACTGTTACATACGATGGGAAGCCTCCTGCCTGGGCACAAACAATTTGTATCACCTGA